From the genome of Kaistella daneshvariae, one region includes:
- a CDS encoding SRPBCC family protein, with amino-acid sequence MHENVVVKKELNAPVEKVWQALTDKAQLNKWYFDIPDFELETHKEFNFYEPGDAQKYHHRCEILEIIPERKLKHTWTYPELSKDKSIVKWELEEDGGKTMVTITHKGLENFKHLGTDFQKESFNNGWTEILGKNLKEFVEK; translated from the coding sequence ATGCACGAAAATGTAGTCGTAAAAAAGGAGCTTAATGCGCCAGTGGAAAAGGTTTGGCAGGCTTTGACCGATAAAGCGCAGCTGAATAAATGGTATTTTGATATTCCGGATTTTGAACTGGAAACTCATAAGGAATTTAATTTTTATGAGCCTGGCGATGCCCAAAAGTATCATCACCGCTGTGAAATTTTGGAAATTATTCCAGAGCGGAAACTGAAGCATACCTGGACGTATCCGGAACTTTCCAAAGATAAAAGCATCGTGAAATGGGAACTTGAGGAAGACGGTGGGAAAACAATGGTGACAATCACCCATAAAGGCCTGGAAAATTTCAAGCATCTTGGCACCGACTTTCAAAAGGAAAGTTTTAACAACGGCTGGACCGAAATTTTAGGTAAAAATTTAAAAGAATTTGTTGAAAAGTAG
- a CDS encoding MBL fold metallo-hydrolase: MKVLRKMMIAVLILISVLVVAGYFILQHPKFGKAPSGKRLERIKKSPHYKNDSFDNLSFTPQLAEDTSMPKVMYRFLFGKNENAKPKQKFNFTKGDLKNLNPNENVFVWMGHSSYFLQIDGKKILVDPVFSGNASPFSFTTKAFAGSDLYATDDIPELDYLIISHDHWDHLDYETVTKLLPKVKQVITGLGTGEHLEYWGYKPEKIIELDWGEKADLGNGFKIYAETARHFSGRTLKRNQAIWASFVFETPERKIYLGGDSGFDDHFEKIGKKHGGFELAILELGQYNKDWRFIHMLPEEFLVAAKNLNVKHIIPVHNSKFELSLHGWKEPLEKITELNKTEKLPLITPKIGEIVSWQDETKIYGNWWEAYD; this comes from the coding sequence ATGAAAGTTCTAAGGAAAATGATGATCGCAGTTTTAATCTTAATCTCAGTTTTGGTGGTTGCCGGCTACTTTATTTTACAACATCCAAAATTCGGGAAAGCACCGTCCGGAAAACGTTTGGAAAGAATCAAAAAATCGCCGCATTATAAAAACGATAGTTTTGATAATCTCAGTTTCACGCCGCAGCTCGCGGAAGACACTTCCATGCCTAAAGTAATGTACCGCTTTCTGTTCGGCAAGAATGAAAATGCGAAACCCAAGCAGAAATTTAATTTCACCAAAGGCGATCTGAAAAATTTAAATCCAAATGAAAATGTTTTCGTTTGGATGGGACATTCCTCCTATTTTCTGCAGATTGACGGCAAAAAAATTCTGGTCGATCCCGTATTCAGCGGAAACGCATCGCCGTTTTCATTCACGACAAAAGCTTTTGCAGGTTCCGATTTATACGCGACTGATGACATTCCGGAGCTTGATTATCTCATTATTTCGCACGATCACTGGGATCACCTCGACTACGAAACCGTGACCAAACTGCTGCCGAAAGTTAAGCAAGTCATTACAGGCCTCGGCACCGGCGAACATTTGGAATATTGGGGTTATAAGCCGGAAAAAATCATCGAACTCGATTGGGGCGAAAAGGCAGATTTAGGAAATGGTTTTAAAATTTATGCCGAAACAGCGCGGCATTTTTCTGGCAGAACTCTCAAAAGAAATCAGGCGATTTGGGCAAGTTTTGTTTTCGAAACGCCGGAACGAAAAATTTACCTCGGCGGCGATTCCGGTTTTGATGACCACTTTGAAAAAATTGGTAAAAAACACGGTGGTTTTGAGCTCGCGATTTTAGAATTGGGGCAGTACAACAAAGACTGGCGCTTTATTCACATGCTTCCGGAGGAATTTTTGGTGGCGGCGAAAAATTTAAATGTAAAACACATTATTCCGGTTCATAATTCAAAATTTGAACTTTCGCTGCACGGCTGGAAAGAACCTTTGGAAAAAATTACCGAACTGAACAAAACCGAAAAATTACCGCTTATAACACCCAAAATTGGTGAAATCGTGTCGTGGCAGGACGAAACCAAAATTTATGGAAACTGGTGGGAAGCGTACGATTAA
- a CDS encoding tryptophan-rich sensory protein — MKKTLQIANGFALVFTIIFNYLSNTGIFGGKTIGDVSDEYKTLITPAGYAFSIWGLIYLLMLVFVIYTGRSLFKPEKNDTGNFVEKIGWWFVLSCVANCSWIVVWLYGYAGFSVLILVIAMISLLMILMPALDFAKSGLKKWLINVPFQIYAGWMSVALIVATASWLQKTGWNRFGISEIAWTIILISIATVIHLLMTWRKNAPFFAFVGAWAFVAIAMSNSESNSTVYTFALAAVAVLVVSSVIHLFKNKSVESDL; from the coding sequence ATGAAAAAAACATTACAGATTGCCAACGGTTTCGCACTGGTTTTTACCATCATTTTCAATTACCTCAGCAATACCGGCATTTTCGGCGGAAAAACCATCGGCGATGTCTCCGATGAGTACAAAACTTTAATTACACCTGCAGGTTACGCGTTTTCAATTTGGGGCTTGATTTACCTGCTCATGCTGGTTTTCGTGATTTATACGGGACGAAGTCTATTTAAACCCGAGAAAAATGATACCGGTAATTTCGTGGAAAAGATCGGTTGGTGGTTCGTGCTTTCATGTGTGGCGAACTGTTCCTGGATCGTCGTGTGGCTCTACGGTTACGCGGGTTTTTCAGTTTTGATTTTGGTCATTGCGATGATTTCTTTGCTGATGATTTTAATGCCTGCTTTAGATTTTGCTAAAAGCGGCTTGAAAAAATGGCTCATCAATGTTCCGTTTCAGATTTATGCCGGCTGGATGAGCGTCGCGCTTATCGTTGCCACCGCTTCCTGGCTTCAAAAAACCGGTTGGAACCGCTTCGGAATTTCTGAAATTGCCTGGACGATTATTTTAATCAGCATTGCGACTGTAATTCATTTATTAATGACGTGGCGCAAAAACGCGCCATTCTTCGCTTTTGTCGGCGCCTGGGCTTTTGTCGCGATTGCGATGTCGAACAGCGAAAGCAATTCTACAGTTTACACCTTTGCACTCGCCGCGGTGGCTGTGCTGGTCGTCAGCAGCGTGATTCATCTATTTAAAAATAAGTCTGTGGAAAGCGATTTGTAA
- a CDS encoding alpha/beta fold hydrolase, whose translation MSFKQLIFSVSLLLFVSCNAQNLSKLEPLDAELTTVNYPFPVQFKEVKNQGQNLKMAFMDVKPEKPNGKTIILLHGKNFNGFYFEETAKVLLKEGFRVIMPDQIGFGKSSKPKQYQFSFHQLAENTKSILDDLKIEKFIVFGHSMGGMLATKIAVMYPENVEKLILENPIGLEDYRKFSPYQNIDKLYASELKNTYDSYKDYQLKFYYDGKWKPEYDKWLNLLAGWTISKDFPITAWNAALTTDMIYTQPVVDDFEIITAPTLLIIGTRDRTAIGKGNAPKELQPLMGLYQNLGKETQKKIKNSKLVELENVGHSPHIEVFDRFIKPLLDFIK comes from the coding sequence ATGTCATTTAAGCAGCTAATTTTTTCCGTCTCTCTCCTATTATTCGTTTCCTGCAACGCGCAGAATTTGTCTAAACTTGAACCTTTGGACGCGGAGCTTACGACCGTAAATTATCCGTTTCCTGTTCAGTTCAAGGAAGTGAAAAATCAGGGACAAAACTTGAAAATGGCTTTCATGGATGTGAAACCGGAGAAACCAAACGGCAAGACAATTATTCTGCTTCACGGTAAAAATTTTAATGGCTTTTATTTTGAAGAAACTGCGAAAGTGCTTTTAAAAGAAGGTTTTCGCGTCATTATGCCGGATCAGATTGGCTTCGGAAAGTCATCAAAGCCGAAACAGTATCAGTTCAGTTTTCATCAGCTTGCCGAGAATACGAAATCTATTTTGGATGATTTAAAAATTGAAAAATTCATCGTTTTTGGTCATTCCATGGGCGGAATGCTGGCGACGAAAATCGCCGTGATGTATCCCGAAAATGTGGAAAAACTCATCCTGGAAAATCCGATAGGTCTGGAAGATTACCGAAAGTTTTCACCTTACCAAAACATCGATAAACTCTACGCTTCTGAGCTGAAAAACACCTACGATTCCTATAAAGATTACCAGCTGAAATTTTATTACGACGGAAAATGGAAACCGGAATATGACAAATGGCTGAACCTTTTGGCTGGCTGGACGATTTCTAAAGATTTCCCGATAACCGCCTGGAATGCGGCGCTCACCACCGATATGATTTACACGCAACCTGTCGTTGATGATTTTGAAATAATTACCGCACCTACCCTTTTGATCATCGGAACGCGCGACAGAACCGCGATTGGCAAAGGAAATGCGCCAAAAGAACTGCAACCGCTGATGGGACTTTATCAAAATTTAGGCAAAGAAACCCAGAAAAAAATCAAAAATTCAAAACTCGTGGAGCTGGAAAACGTGGGACATTCGCCGCACATCGAAGTTTTTGACCGCTTCATCAAGCCTTTACTGGACTTCATTAAATAA
- a CDS encoding AraC family transcriptional regulator: protein MANNEKYSVSKPSVLAIPQSVLHGLEFEPGSTGYLISLSANAVEQMLKFDVAVIYELDTISITEVDQENQLVQDAYTTIKKCIFEYQNQLPGKALALQYLVGMLLLRLYRISQAHQTQIHTLNQNERSVFRNFKKLVQENNSIKKKIEDYASELGISVASLSQICKTISGKTPKEVILDFLILNIKSTLKNMEYSISEVSYQFDIDDPSYFARLFKQKTGQTPKQYRADYN from the coding sequence TTGGCGAACAACGAGAAATATTCTGTTTCAAAGCCTTCCGTTCTTGCCATTCCGCAATCTGTACTTCACGGTTTGGAATTTGAGCCAGGCTCCACAGGTTATCTCATTTCGCTTTCCGCGAACGCGGTTGAGCAAATGCTGAAGTTTGATGTCGCGGTAATTTATGAACTCGACACCATCAGCATTACCGAAGTCGACCAGGAAAATCAACTCGTTCAGGACGCCTACACGACCATTAAAAAATGTATTTTCGAATATCAAAACCAGCTTCCGGGCAAAGCTCTGGCGCTGCAATATTTGGTCGGAATGCTTTTGCTGCGGCTTTACCGGATCAGCCAGGCGCACCAAACGCAGATTCATACGCTGAATCAGAACGAAAGAAGTGTTTTCCGGAATTTCAAAAAACTGGTTCAGGAAAATAATTCCATCAAGAAAAAAATTGAGGATTACGCTTCAGAACTCGGAATTTCTGTCGCGTCACTCAGCCAAATCTGCAAAACGATTTCCGGTAAAACGCCGAAAGAAGTCATACTGGATTTCCTGATTTTAAATATCAAATCTACCTTGAAAAATATGGAATACAGCATTTCCGAAGTTTCCTACCAGTTTGATATTGATGATCCAAGTTATTTTGCGCGACTTTTCAAGCAAAAAACCGGGCAAACCCCAAAACAGTACCGCGCAGATTATAATTAA
- a CDS encoding enolase-like domain-containing protein, with translation MADFPTIISVEATIIELPTIRPHKLSMATMWGQTMVIIKITSDDGIIGWGEAPTIAGMTYGPESPEGMKLSIDQYLAPLILGKDASNINALMHLINENVKGSTFAKAGIETALLDALGKRLNVSVSQLLGGSVRTELPVLWTLFFFRYARSW, from the coding sequence ATGGCAGATTTTCCCACAATTATAAGTGTTGAAGCAACAATTATCGAGTTGCCGACCATCCGTCCGCACAAACTTTCTATGGCGACCATGTGGGGCCAAACGATGGTGATTATCAAAATTACATCCGATGACGGAATTATTGGTTGGGGCGAAGCGCCGACTATCGCAGGAATGACTTACGGTCCGGAGTCCCCGGAAGGGATGAAACTTTCCATTGACCAGTACCTTGCTCCATTAATTTTAGGAAAAGACGCGTCAAACATCAATGCTTTAATGCATCTCATTAATGAAAATGTAAAAGGCAGCACGTTTGCGAAGGCCGGAATTGAAACTGCTTTGCTGGATGCCTTAGGAAAAAGACTGAATGTTTCCGTTTCGCAGCTTTTGGGCGGTTCTGTCCGCACAGAGCTTCCGGTTTTATGGACATTATTTTTTTTCCGATACGCGCGGTCATGGTGA
- a CDS encoding alpha/beta fold hydrolase has protein sequence MFPFRSFWAVLSAQSFRFYGHYFFSDTRGHGESETTDGDYSAELLGNDILELIKILGIKSFNFCGLSMGGLIGQWLGFKCR, from the coding sequence ATGTTTCCGTTTCGCAGCTTTTGGGCGGTTCTGTCCGCACAGAGCTTCCGGTTTTATGGACATTATTTTTTTTCCGATACGCGCGGTCATGGTGAAAGTGAAACCACCGATGGAGACTATTCAGCAGAACTTTTGGGAAATGACATTTTGGAACTGATAAAAATTTTGGGCATTAAAAGCTTTAATTTTTGCGGTTTATCAATGGGCGGTTTAATCGGGCAATGGCTTGGCTTTAAATGCCGGTGA